TGTAATAcctaattaaacattttaggTACAAGTAATTAGTTTTGACCCAATACCATGCTCACATGTTGGTATTCCATATGCAACCAAATTCTCATAAATGTAAGTGGGTTTAGATGTAGATTTAACATTTATTGGTGGTTTTGTTTccaaacaaaaaatgtgttttatgaacCGCTTTCGCGTCCACTTTCTTGTCATGTCTTCTGATGAAGTTGGAGAAATGTTGAGTTCTTATCACCTTAAAATTACTTAATTCATTCTACTATTGGCTATTGGTACATGTTATCAATGAGCACTCATACTCTTTCAAAAATCTGCTATGGTGCGTCCCTAAAATGTTTCACTaattatgtatgtttgtgtggatAAGTTTgcttacacttttttttttttttttttcctgtctgtaGGTGCTAAAGTAAACAGGGCCACAGCAAATAATGACCACACAGTGGTCTCTCTCGCCTGCGCTGGAGGTCACCTGGCGGTGGTGGAACTACTGCTGGCTCATGGAGCCGACCCCACTCACAGACTGAAGGTAACTTGCACTTCTAGGCCATAGCCTTGATTTCTCACTTGGCCCTGGATGTTTTGGGGATGTTCTGTGTAGCAAGATTAGATTAAAACAAGAGACTACGTTGTAAAATGAAAAGATTAATTTCTGcttatttattctttctttttttttttacaggatggCTCTACCATGTTGATTGAAGCTGCTAAGGGTGGCCACACTAATGTGGTTTCTTACCTGCTCGACTACCCAAACAACATCCTGTCTGTCCCCACCCCAGACCTGTCACAGCTCACACCCCCCTCCCATGATACGTCACAGGTGTGCACACATCAGACATGCATTTCTCTGTGAAAAATGTTGCTTTAGAATTGTTTTTGTgcctgtttgagtgtgtgtgtgtgtgtgtgtgtgcgcgcgcggcacaaacatttttttgtttgctcgGTTTTTCACAGGCTCCACGAGTCCCATTCCAAGCCCTGGCCATGGTGGTTCCCCCACAGGAACCAGACAGAGTACCTTCCAGCATTGCCACCCCACCACCCGTTGCAAGCAAAGGTTAGTTACATTTGCATGTTTATGTGTAAATACTTAACTATGGAAGCCcttttagtaatttttttctacactCAGTTTATAGGCGTAAATTTACATATATACTTGTAAATGATGATTTATCCTACTCTGATTCTCCTTCCCCCTATCCAAAATATTACGgcttgtaaaataaaatagtgtAGCAAGATtagaagtggaaaaacacacaggaaAGTGGTTAacttgttgattttttttctttgacagaTATGGGGGGATTTAGCTccatatttgaaataatttaccCCTTATAATAACACATCCTTTGTGTCTTGCTTCTATGAAATATAATGAATGTATATTTGAACCCTGGATTATGTATACACGTTTTAATTAAGTTTAGGCTCACTATCTCTCTCTAacccccctctttttttggCTACCAGGTGTGTCCAAGCAGAGGCTGAGCCCTCTGCAGAGTGGCACAGTCACGCCTGGTGGGCTAGATGCCGACCTGCTGCCCCCGTTTCACTCGTACCAGCCACTGGAGTGCATTGTGGAGGAGACGGAGGGCAAGCTGAACGAGCTGGGCCAGCGAATCAGCGCCATTGAGAAGGCCCAGCTCCAGTCTCTTGAGCTCATCCAGGGTGAGCCGCTCACCAAAGACAAGATTGAGGAGCTGAAGAAGAGCCGAGAGGAGCAggtgcagaagaagaagaagatcctCAAAGAGCTGCAGAAGGTGGAGCGCCAGCTGCAGCTCAAGACCCAGCAGCAGTTCACCAAAGAGTACATGGAGGCCAAGGGGCTAAAAGAAGAGACGGGGCTGGCGGCAGGGGTGGAGCTGCCCAGCACGCCCCTGCCCCTGTCAGCCACACAGCTGGGCTCCGACACGGATGGTGAGGGCAACAATGAGGGCGATCAGCATCTGCCTGCCGAGGAAGGCGACGATGAagaggatgacgaggaggaagatgaggatgacGAGGACGCCGACTACGCCAAGCTTCCACAGGTGGACACAATCCTGTACAGAGAGACGTCTCAACCCCCACCCCCGCCACCGCCTCAGGCACATATGCTGCAGGGACCCCCGGCCCCGCCACTGCAGACCACAGGCTTTGTGCCCATCCAGCCTCTGGCCAGTCAGCAGTCCACCGACTTCAGCAGCGCTGAGTACCCTGGCAGTGCCAGCCCCGACCTGCAGAGGGTGATGCTGGGACCACCTCTACAGGGTCTGGGGCTGGGCCAGGGCCTCCTCACCCAGGCCAACGACAGCCTCATGGTGGCTACGCCCGCACAGACGCTGACTGAGACACTGGATGACATCATGGCAGGTGTGTGAACACAAAGATGTTCCCTGAGCAGTGCAAATAAAACCTTTCAGTCAGATTTATATAGTCACGGTAGAGATGGTTTTGAAACGTGAAAAACTGGCAAAAACCAGTCAGGTTTTCGCactgaaaattaaataaagaatttaaataGGCATAGATGATTCAGTAGATCCCGTTATAGATCAATTTACATCACAATTTCCAAAAATCATTACAGAATCttaataaatatgtacaaatatatacaactatGTCCAAAATACACATATTCGTTTACCTCAATAATTTTCACTTTTACCCATTTTCTATAACTTTTATTATGAAGGCAGACAGGTATAGAATTATGTGGACCAGCAACCATTTTGCAAGcaaaataatcatttacatttacgacatttatcagacacccttatcatgacttacaatcagtagttacgggtaCAGTCCCCCAGGAGTCCGGTGTAACTATAACCCTCCTTCTCCTACTGTCTTTTTACAGCAGTGAGCAGCCGAGTGCCTATGTTGACCACTACAACCTCACCCTCACCTCAGCCCTCTTCTCAGACGCCCATAAGCGCCGTTTCCCCACCCTCCATGCTGCCGCTCTACCCCTCCGTTGACATTGATGCCCATGTAAGCTTTTGCTCATCCACACAGTGGGGGGAATTAAAATACACCCTCTGCCTTCACTGCCCCAGTAATATTTCCACTGTATGTAAACATCTTTAAGGTGTACGGAAGAGTTAAGAGAATTTGCCAAATTTGTAATTTAAGGTGTTTTTATGTTGCGCTGTAGTTGATTTGATTTGCTTGTCTGATTTATTTGTCTTATTTCACACTCAGACGGAGAGCAACCATGATACCGCACTCACGCTGGCATGTGCTGGTGGTCACGAGGAGCTGGTGTCTGTGCTCATCGCACGTGGGGCCAATATTGAACACCGGGACAAGAAGGGTATGGGCTCCGTGGGTCTCTGTAGACTTATATTTAAGCGTGTGTGCCATTTATTGGGATTGGAGTCACTTAATGACCAACCACAATTAAACGTCCTTACAGTGACTCGTATAATGGAGCCATAGTAGTGTTAACTTACATAAAATCATTGCATTTTTAGAACATGCAtcgtatttttttattgttgctgcATTGCATTATGCTACTGATACAgaatataatttaaatgtatcATTAGGACTCGTGATTTGATGTGTTATTGAGTTTGCAGTGGTGTAACTGGTACCTTTTCCCTCCAGGTTTTACTCCTTTGATCCTGGCTGCAACAGCGGGTCATGTTGGGGTTGTGGAGATCCTGCTGGATAAAGGAGGGGACATTGAAGCCCAGTCAGAGAGGACTAAAGACACGCCTCTCTCCCTAGCCTGCTCCGGGGGACGACAGGAGGTGCTGCTTTTAACTCCTATCTACAGAACTGCTCTGTTCATATTTAGTCTTATTATGAAGTTTTCAgctcacactacacacataGATACTGCACCATCGTAATACTTGTAAAATCTGAATATtgatatataaaatgttatattatgCAGCATGAAAactaaaggattttttttttttttttttctttgtcttttttcgGCTCACAGGTGGTTGAACTGTTGCTGCTTCGTGGAGCCAATAAAGAGCACCGTAATGTTTCTGACTATACTCCCCTCAGTCTGGCTGCTTCAGGAGGCTACGTCAACATCATCAAAATCCTactgaacgctggtgctgaaatCAATTCAAGGTACAGCTAAATTGTCCAGAATACCTGCTTCCATGAGACTTTTCCAATGGTAAAATATTTAGCCTGTGCATTACTAATGTAAAGCATATCTTTTTATCACATCTTCACAACAGGACTGGCAGTAAACTGGGCATCTCTCCTCTGATGCTGGCTGCCATGAATGGACACGTTCCCGCagtgaagctgctgctggacatGGGTTCTGACATCAACGCTCAGATTGAGACCAACCGCAACACTGCGCTCACGCTGGCTTGCTTCCAGGGCCGTGCCGAGGTGGTCAGCCTGCTGCTGGATCGCAAGGCTAATGTGGAGCACCGTGCCAAGGTCAGTATGAGCATCTGACTCCTGTCTGTTCACAGCTGAACCTGCATCTCCGCTGGCATCTCTGTTCTGCTGTGTTGCTGTATGTCCAAATTCTATTTCTCataccccacccacccacagacGGGCCTGACCCCACTCATGGAGGCAGCCTCCGGTGGCTATGCAGAAGTAGGCCGTGTGCTTTTGGACAAAGGTGCCGATGTCAACGCCCCTCCTGTGCCCTCCTCCCGTGACACTGCGCTCACCATCGCAGCGGATAAAGGCCATTACAAGTTCTGCGAGCTGCTCATTAACAGGTTGGTTTGGCTCCTGCTGAGCTAAATGCTTTTTTAAGTGATTGCCTCATctgatgtcatgttttttttcaaacattccTTGCAGAGGGGCCCACATTGATGTGCGCAACAAAAAGGGGAACACACCCTTATGGCTGGCTGCAAACGGTGGCCATTTTGATGTCGTTCAGCTGCTTGTGCAGGCAGGCGCTGATGTGGATGCTGCAGACAACCGCAAGATAACCCCCCTCATGGCAGCGTTCCGCAAGGTACTACACATTAAACCCCTGCACATGTTGCCTATCAACAAAACTGAACTAAATGGGAACCTATAGTAATATAAAATTGTAACTATCAACCTGTAGCATAGTCACTGATTTATGCTAATCACAGACTACAGTTGTAAtctctaatattttttttagggtCATGTAAAAGTGGTGCAGTATTTGGTTAAGGAAGTGAATCAGTTCCCATCTGATATTGAGTGCATGAGATACATCGCCACCATTGCTGACAAGGTACTTCaattccaacttttttttttttttttttgtcagtgtaacacactcacatgtgcACAGATGTCTACTGTTGGTCACTCATAACTGATTGGACAGTGTTGTCAGTATCATGTGAACAGAAATGTGCATGAACTTATTTGTATCTGCCTgtctgcaggagctgctgaagaaatGCCACCAATGCATGGAGACTATAGTAAAAGCGAAGGACCAGCAGGCGGCTGAGGCCAACAAGAACGCCAgcatcctgctgaaagagctgGACTTGGAGAAGGTTTGTATGCAGCCCTGTGGATCTGCACTCGGATAAatttgggtttttgctcatggtATGGAAATCCAGCTACTGCAATCTGAGTGTTCATTTTTGGTGCGGCACCCACAGTCCCGCGAGGAGAGCAAGAAGCAGGCCCTGGCAGCCAAGCGTGAGAAGCGCAAGGAAAAGcgcaagaagaagaaagaggagcagaagcggaagctggaggaggaggaggctaaAGTGAAGGAAGTCTGCGAAATGCAGGACCAGGAGAAGGACTCTGCTGAAGGTACCAttagttgatgtttttttttttttcctggtgatTCTATGATGTGAAGAGTAGCCTCACAAATAAGTATTGATACTAATACTGATATTGACTAATACTGATACTgatatttaatgttaaataacgaCTTATAATGGGCTGGTTGTTTGGTAACACAGTTGCCTaacacttactaacattgtgtcctgGATAGTCccctctggaaaagggcatctgataaatagcGTAATTGTAAAGTCCTGTTAATTATAAAAGTGATCTTGCcaatattctaaaaaaaataattaattttttctatGCATATTGGGATTGTTtttatggaaaatatttttttttacattagagTCTACTCAGCTTTCCAGAAACTGCACTGGTTGTGTATGTGAGTTTGGTCGTTAACATTTTTTGGACCAGGCAGCAGATATATTAAGAAATGGAATACATCTCTTATGGCAGTTGGTATTGCTGAGAGGCTATATAGTACAGAAATCAGATGGATTTGTTAAATAgagaagaagtgtgtgtgctttctacttttaaatgtgtaaatccCTTAGGCGAGAAGTCTCTTCCTGATTAATCCTCTTTTTAATATTCCTTCAGAAACAGAGGTCCCTATAGAGCCCCCCagtgccaccaccaccacaaccatCGGCATCTCTGCGACCTCCACCACCTTCACTTCTGCTTTTGGCAAGAAGCGCTCCAATGTGGTAACCACGCCCAGCACCAACCGcaagaacaaaaagaacaagaccAAGGATTCACCGAGTGAGCCAATCATACTTCAAGACCCCCAGGTAGCACTGGCCCAGCAGAAGGCAGACAAAAACAAGATCCACGGAGAGCCCCGGGGCGGGGGGGCACCGGGCGGGAACAGCGACTCTGACAACCTGGACAGTGCCGACTGCAACAGTgagagcagcagcggcagcaaaAGCCAGGAACTAAACGACCtgccctcctcatcctcttcgtcatcttcatcctcctcatcagcTCCCCCAGGCCTCACACAGCCACAGCTGGTCTCTGAGAAGAGGCTGGGTCCCTCGCTGCAGAGCTCCAGAGAGGAGAAGGTCACAGTGTCCATTTCCAAACCACAGCAGAAGTAAGAATCTGCTTTTACATCAAATAATAAACTGATTTACAGATGCACTCTCTGATCAAATGTTCTTATGCGCGTTCCCAGTAAAATGTGTTCCTTTCTCTTCTTATTACAGAGTTCATGACAGCATCAGTGACTTCACAGCCACTTCCCTGCCTTCCTCATTCAAGACCATTTCACTGCCTGTGACCTCACCCAACAGCAAGATGAACCTCACCAGCCCCAAGAGAGGCCAGAAGAGAGAGGACGGCTGGAAAGAAGTAGTTCGCAGGTAAGGTTACTTTGGCTACTGAATATTTTGTATTGGCTGCTGGCTCTTTTACACTAGCATTTCAAAAGTCTTATAAACTTATGATTCAAATAATTCGATATTTAATGTGAagttttaatttattgttaGCAAAATAGTTTGTTTTCGGTTGTGCTCAGAGAGATTTTTGAATGGAACCACTTTTATTAATTAGAAAGTGTTAATAGACTGGAAGGGGTAATTTATTTGGCATGTTCAGACCTGTTGGGCATTTAAGGCCAATTTTTCCCTTAACTTTTGCCAGTTCTAATGCAATATCATATACATAACAATGGAGTATAATGGAGTTGCTAGTCCTTCATCCCCTGTAAGCAAATTTAGTAAATGTAAGCCTTGCGCTCTTTTCTGCTCCTCAGGTCTAAGAAGCTTTCGGTCCCAGCCTCAGTAGTGTCTCGTATTATGGGGCGTGGAGGCTGCAACATCACAGCGATCCAGGATGTGACTGGTGCACACATTGATGTGGACAAACAGAAGGACAAAAATGGAGAAAGGATGATAACTATCAGGTAGTTTGGACTGACTATGAGCAGCACATCCTCCTGTGACAAACTGCATGTTGTGTGTAGCTGAGATAGCTCTGAtcaaataaatcttttctcTCCCTCATCAGAGGTGGCACTGAGTCCACACGGCACGCCGTTCAGCTCATCAATGCTCTGATTCAGGACCCTGCCAAAGAACTGGAAGACCTGATTCCCCGAAATCACATCCGCACCCCTGGAACCAACACCAAAATCGGCTCAACATACACCACCTCTACTGGGGCAACCAGCACAACTGCGGCCAGCTCCAAAGGCCTGCCCGCCGTGGTGCCCTCCTCTGTCTCTTTTCAGTCGTCCTCATCCTCCACATCCCAACAGGGTGGCAAGCTGGGGAAGAACATGGCTTCTGGAGTCAGGCCTCCTTTTGTCTCCCTGCCACTGGCCTACGCCCATCCCCAGCTGGCGCTTCTGGCAGCCCAGACCATGATCCGGCACCCTCGCCTTCCTATGGCCCAGTTCGGTGGCACCTTCACCCCGTCTCCCAACACGTGGGGGCCGTTCCCCGTACGGCCAGTCAGCCCCGGCAGTGCCAACAGCTCTCCCAAACACAGTAGCGCTGCTGCACCTCGCCCTTCTCCTGCTGCACCCCTGCACCCCGAACATGCCACACCCACCCCGAGCAGTGTTGCTCTGGCAGTCTCTACGGCATCTTCACCCTGTACCACCTCCTCCAGCACCCCCACGCCTTCCTCTGTCAGGAAGCAGCTCTTCTCCACTGATCCAAAGCCCTGTATTGTGACGGCGGTCACAACAGCCTCCGGCAGCGTATGTGGCGTTCAGACAACCGCTGCACCCCTTAATTGTGCACCGAACACCCCCACTCCGCCTCCTGTGCCGATTGCAGTCCCAGCACAGCAGCCGCAGTCAGGCAAATTGGAGGCCACCATCAACACGTCTGGGAAGGAAAAGTCCTCAGCCGAGCTGGCCACGCCCTCCGGAGGTCCCACGTCAGAAGGCCCCGCCTCCACTGGGTCCCTGCATTTCCCTGCGTCACCCACAGTTCAGCCTCCACTGCCGGGCCAAACAGAGAGCCGGCAGCAACAGGCGTCCCTGCCCTTCCCCTCCAGCAGCGAGCCAAgctctgctgcttctgctgcctCCCCAGCCTGCGCCCCACTGCCCGCCTCTCGCCCGGtgcccaccagcagcagcacgatcaccaacaccagcagcacctTACCTCAGTACGCAACGCCCACGCCTGGAGTGTCTCCACGCATGCAGCCTACAGCCCCTTTCTACCCCATGGCCCCTGGAGCCCCGCTGCCGGAGCACCAGTCTGTCTTCGTGCCGCCCGGTGCCTCCCAGGAGCCCCTGAAGCAGCAGCCACCGCCTCCGCAGCCCAGCTTGGCCTCTGTGGGCATGACGCCGGTGTCCCTGCAGATGTCCTCCAACATGGGCATGATGAACGGCTCCCAGATGCATGTGCACGGCGCGAAGGCCCAGCTGCCGCCCAACTTTGGTCCTGCCACACTGTTTAACCATATCAGCAGCATCTTCGACAGCACCCAGGTGGGCAACAACCAAGTGTGGGGTGCATGCCCCCTACCCACCCGTACCCCACCGGAGCAGCCCTATAGTGCCCCGCCCACCTACATGGGAGCCATGGGGCAGATCGACAACGTTTTGCCCCCTCCTGATGGTTCCAAGGCACCAGGGTACCGCTGCGCCTCACAGAGAATGCCCAGCCccattggtgagtgtgtgtgtgtgtgtgtgtgtgtggtgcttaCGTTTTATAGAAGGTTTGGTTGAggtttataaaagaaaaaaaagataatccagttgtcaccaaaaaaaaaatgtgtgtgcacGTACTATGGTgatcaatttttaatttttattgtatatttttgaTTGTACTTAGATCACCATCTAAGTCTTATTTTAATCCTCCACAAAAATGGGGAAAAACGTCTCACATCAACCACCAAACTGCACTGGCTGAAAAGCAGTCGATTGTGATGCTACTTCATCATAAAAAAGCATTTCCATAAGATCTGCTATATTATGGAGATAATATGCTATATTTGTTACAAGTAAACTATATTTTTACTTTATGGctgatataaatattttttaattatggcTGATAAATAGGGATATACCAATGCTCTGTGACTCGCCTAAAATCGATGAAAACCGTGTGAGAAAAATATCATCTTTGATCAGCATGCGCTTCAGACAGAATATGATTGAAATGTTCTGAGAACCGCACCAGGAATCATAAATCATGAATTGCATCAAACTGCGACAGGCAGAAAATCACGTATGATCTCAGACGATTACGTACCGTTACTTGACTGTTTATTTAGCTTATACAGTCAGAACTTGGGGTTGAGTGAAATTGAGGACCTTGAATCAGTCTCATTATTCATTCCCACGTTTTTGCGGCATGTATGCATAGCTCTGTTTAATGGGGAGTGAATAAATAACAGTAGCTGAACACGTGTTGATGTGGACATGTGACCCTCTTGTGGTCCTCCCAGGAATGCACCCTATAGATCCCTCGGGCAACTCCATCTCCTCGTCCACGGCCCTCACGAGCTTCGCCACAAGCATTTCGGGCAGCCCAGTGTTCTTGCAGGGTCCAGCCCCAGTCGGGACTCCTTCCTTCAACCGCCAGCACTTCTCACCCCACCCCTGGAGCGCCTCCACCTCCTGTAAGAGAATCAGAGGCAAGGGGACCCAATCACGAACCCAGTTTACGGACACATGGTTGCGCTCAGAGCTCTTCCAGCACGCAGTATGTAGAAGAGCGTATGGCGCCTGGGTGTAGGGCCTTAGACTAAAgcttctttttgtgtgtgtgtgtgtgtgtgtgtgtgtgtgttttgtgttaatAGGTGAGTCCCCGGTGCCCTCTGTGTCTTCTGGGGCATCCTCGCCCCACTGCACGTCCACCGCTACGCCACAGATCCAGGCCAAACCCAGCAGCTCCAACCAACAGGACCGCAAAGTGCCCCAGCCCATTGGCACAGAACGCCTGGCACGCATCCGGCAGACCGGCTCAGTAAACCACACCATGCTGCCCACCAGTTACACACCAACAGTGGGCCAAGGGGGCATCTGGTCTTTTGGTGTGGGCAGTGCCACGGGTGAGTGGGGTCAGGGTGATCTGAAGAGCAAATTTGCCTGTGACGTGAGGGTTTTAACGCCGCGATGCGGCTCTTGTCCCTCTCAGAGGCCATGTCTGGCTGGTCTCAGCCCCTGATGGGAGGGCACATGATGCCCCAGCAGCTGCCAGAGCAGTCTGCCTTCTCTCAGCACCAGGCTATGGAGCGAGATGACACTGGTATCGTGGCGCCATCCAACACGTTCCACCAGCCCATGCCCACCAATTTCATGGATTTCCCCAAGGTTGGAACATTTAGCTTTAACACTCTGACCCCTCACATGACCCTGGAGGGAtttttaatttaacacaatCATGCGCTGTCCCCTCCCCAGGGTTTGCCCATGTCCATGTATGGAGGGGCAATGATGCCTCCACACCCACCTATAGCTGAGGGTCCTGGGGGTCCCGTGTACAATGGGCTTCACGCCACAGACCCGGCATGGAACCCCATACTAAAGGTTGTCCCCAACTCTGCAGAGAACTCAGACCCGCAGCAGGTAAGATGTCAGACGATGCTTTGTAGTGAAGGGGACATTTGTGCAGACACTCCATGATTCTGTTGACCTGAGACTTGGCTGTTCTTGTTGCAGGTGTGGACCGGAACCTGGGCGCCTCACGTGGGGAGTGTGCACCTGAATCATGTCAACTAACCTAGCGATCGAGGCATAGGACCAGTAACAAGAAACACACGTTAAAGAGAGGACgttttgaaaagagaattacgCGATTGCAAAGATGTTAACCTAAGAGTGTCCCCCCCCAAACCATTCAGACAGAGAGTAACCTAATTGGCCTGATGGACACTTTTTGATGTGcctaactaaataaaaaaagcgaAAAATCCAACATGGGCTTTAACGTGTTTACCACTGTCTATGAACAAATCGATTGCCTGTTCAACAGGATACATTCTCTGCGTAGTATAGCCATTTTGAAGCCCCATGTAAGGTGTTTTTGGTCCGCAGGGCTCAGTAGAACTGTGCGCTATTTATACCCGGCCAAGAACCTAGATGATTacataaagagagaaaaatcagACCTTTTAGAGTGGTAAATACATGTATAATTGTTTACATACTGAAAAAAGGGTTAAAATGAGAGTAAATTTCATGTCGTATAGTGGCTCTACTTTATGTAGCCTgtattaatgtgaaatatttaccTT
The window above is part of the Denticeps clupeoides chromosome 6, fDenClu1.1, whole genome shotgun sequence genome. Proteins encoded here:
- the ankhd1 gene encoding ankyrin repeat and KH domain-containing protein 1 isoform X6, whose translation is MAWGKEILFSLQESFRIFSEGSMQDAVAGTAMLTDGFEDEIDSVTPRSPALGMGVGATPGAGLGGLGIGVGGKKVRLFGEAGGPTADRLDFKLAAAAVLSSGPGSGSDEDEVSEVESFILDQEDLDNPVLKTASELLLSSAADGTDLRTVDPETQARLEALLEAAAFADPEVLRRLTSSVSCALDEAAAALTRMRAENTLNASQADNRSLAEACSDGDVNAVRKLLDEGRSVNEHTEEGESLLCLACSAGYYELAQVLLAMHANVEDRGIKGDITPLMAAASGGYVDIVKLLLVHGADVNAQSSTGNTALTYACAGGFLDVVKVLLKEGANIEDHNENGHTPLMEAASAGHVEVARVLLEYGAGINTHSNEFKESALTLACYKGHLDMVRFLLEAGADQEHKTDEMHTALMEACMDGHVEVARLLLDSGAQVNMPADSFESPLTLAACGGHVELAALLIERGANLEEVNDEGYTPLMEAAREGHEEMVALLLAQGANINAQTEETQETALTLACCGGFLEVADFLIKAGADIELGCSTPLMEAAQEGHLELVKYLLTAGANVHATTATGDTALTYACENGHTDVADVLLQTGADLEHESEGGRTPLMKAARAGHLCTVQFLLSKGAKVNRATANNDHTVVSLACAGGHLAVVELLLAHGADPTHRLKDGSTMLIEAAKGGHTNVVSYLLDYPNNILSVPTPDLSQLTPPSHDTSQAPRVPFQALAMVVPPQEPDRVPSSIATPPPVASKGVSKQRLSPLQSGTVTPGGLDADLLPPFHSYQPLECIVEETEGKLNELGQRISAIEKAQLQSLELIQGEPLTKDKIEELKKSREEQVQKKKKILKELQKVERQLQLKTQQQFTKEYMEAKGLKEETGLAAGVELPSTPLPLSATQLGSDTDGEGNNEGDQHLPAEEGDDEEDDEEEDEDDEDADYAKLPQVDTILYRETSQPPPPPPPQAHMLQGPPAPPLQTTGFVPIQPLASQQSTDFSSAEYPGSASPDLQRVMLGPPLQGLGLGQGLLTQANDSLMVATPAQTLTETLDDIMAAVSSRVPMLTTTTSPSPQPSSQTPISAVSPPSMLPLYPSVDIDAHTESNHDTALTLACAGGHEELVSVLIARGANIEHRDKKGFTPLILAATAGHVGVVEILLDKGGDIEAQSERTKDTPLSLACSGGRQEVVELLLLRGANKEHRNVSDYTPLSLAASGGYVNIIKILLNAGAEINSRTGSKLGISPLMLAAMNGHVPAVKLLLDMGSDINAQIETNRNTALTLACFQGRAEVVSLLLDRKANVEHRAKTGLTPLMEAASGGYAEVGRVLLDKGADVNAPPVPSSRDTALTIAADKGHYKFCELLINRGAHIDVRNKKGNTPLWLAANGGHFDVVQLLVQAGADVDAADNRKITPLMAAFRKGHVKVVQYLVKEVNQFPSDIECMRYIATIADKELLKKCHQCMETIVKAKDQQAAEANKNASILLKELDLEKSREESKKQALAAKREKRKEKRKKKKEEQKRKLEEEEAKVKEVCEMQDQEKDSAEETEVPIEPPSATTTTTIGISATSTTFTSAFGKKRSNVVTTPSTNRKNKKNKTKDSPSEPIILQDPQVALAQQKADKNKIHGEPRGGGAPGGNSDSDNLDSADCNSESSSGSKSQELNDLPSSSSSSSSSSSSAPPGLTQPQLVSEKRLGPSLQSSREEKVTVSISKPQQKVHDSISDFTATSLPSSFKTISLPVTSPNSKMNLTSPKRGQKREDGWKEVVRRSKKLSVPASVVSRIMGRGGCNITAIQDVTGAHIDVDKQKDKNGERMITIRGGTESTRHAVQLINALIQDPAKELEDLIPRNHIRTPGTNTKIGSTYTTSTGATSTTAASSKGLPAVVPSSVSFQSSSSSTSQQGGKLGKNMASGVRPPFVSLPLAYAHPQLALLAAQTMIRHPRLPMAQFGGTFTPSPNTWGPFPVRPVSPGSANSSPKHSSAAAPRPSPAAPLHPEHATPTPSSVALAVSTASSPCTTSSSTPTPSSVRKQLFSTDPKPCIVTAVTTASGSVCGVQTTAAPLNCAPNTPTPPPVPIAVPAQQPQSGKLEATINTSGKEKSSAELATPSGGPTSEGPASTGSLHFPASPTVQPPLPGQTESRQQQASLPFPSSSEPSSAASAASPACAPLPASRPVPTSSSTITNTSSTLPQYATPTPGVSPRMQPTAPFYPMAPGAPLPEHQSVFVPPGASQEPLKQQPPPPQPSLASVGMTPVSLQMSSNMGMMNGSQMHVHGAKAQLPPNFGPATLFNHISSIFDSTQVGNNQVWGACPLPTRTPPEQPYSAPPTYMGAMGQIDNVLPPPDGSKAPGYRCASQRMPSPIGMHPIDPSGNSISSSTALTSFATSISGSPVFLQGPAPVGTPSFNRQHFSPHPWSASTSCKRIRGESPVPSVSSGASSPHCTSTATPQIQAKPSSSNQQDRKVPQPIGTERLARIRQTGSVNHTMLPTSYTPTVGQGGIWSFGVGSATEAMSGWSQPLMGGHMMPQQLPEQSAFSQHQAMERDDTGIVAPSNTFHQPMPTNFMDFPKGLPMSMYGGAMMPPHPPIAEGPGGPVYNGLHATDPAWNPILKVVPNSAENSDPQQVWTGTWAPHVGSVHLNHVN